Proteins co-encoded in one Saprospira grandis genomic window:
- the bshB1 gene encoding bacillithiol biosynthesis deacetylase BshB1 yields the protein MKVDILAIGAHPDDIEISCSGTLLHHISLGHKVGLLDLTAGELGSRGTAEIRLKEAHAASQLMGASFRANLGFADGFFEHKQSNILEIVQMIRLTQPRIVLANSIHDRHPDHGRAAKLIADACFYAGLRRIETEWEGQAQNAWRPEVVYHYIQDYNLKPDFVFDISPYMDKKMELIQAFKSQFYDPNSTEPQTPISSAEFLEFVRAKNATYGRPAGFHYAEAFTVNRSIGVDNLFSIK from the coding sequence ATGAAAGTTGATATTCTTGCCATTGGCGCACATCCCGACGATATTGAAATTTCTTGCTCCGGCACCCTTTTGCACCATATTTCATTGGGGCATAAGGTAGGGCTGTTGGACCTCACCGCTGGAGAATTGGGCAGCCGAGGCACTGCCGAAATTCGCCTAAAAGAAGCTCATGCCGCCTCTCAACTCATGGGGGCCAGCTTTAGAGCCAACCTAGGCTTTGCCGACGGATTTTTTGAGCACAAGCAAAGCAATATTCTGGAAATTGTGCAGATGATCCGATTGACCCAGCCCCGAATCGTCTTGGCCAACTCTATCCATGACCGCCACCCCGACCATGGCCGGGCCGCTAAACTCATTGCCGATGCCTGCTTTTATGCCGGTTTGCGCCGAATTGAGACCGAATGGGAGGGCCAAGCACAAAATGCCTGGCGACCAGAAGTCGTCTACCACTATATCCAAGATTATAACCTAAAACCCGATTTTGTCTTTGATATTAGCCCCTATATGGACAAAAAAATGGAGCTGATTCAAGCCTTTAAATCACAGTTCTACGACCCCAATTCTACCGAACCCCAAACGCCCATTTCTTCCGCAGAATTTTTGGAGTTCGTCCGAGCAAAAAATGCCACCTACGGCCGCCCCGCGGGCTTCCATTATGCCGAAGCCTTTACCGTAAACCGCAGCATTGGAGTAGATAATCTGTTCTCGATTAAATAG